In one Pseudarthrobacter sp. NBSH8 genomic region, the following are encoded:
- a CDS encoding J domain-containing protein has protein sequence MTSQPDYYAALRVKPDASQQEISRAYRALMRTHHPDIDGSPAGDRDVDDGELLRIMQAYAVLGDPARRAAFGRSRNRTSAPGGTPTVIPVRKVSNRFVPAGNTIRITPVRWESGPWA, from the coding sequence ATGACCAGCCAGCCGGACTACTACGCCGCCCTGAGGGTGAAACCCGATGCCAGCCAGCAGGAGATTTCCCGTGCCTACCGGGCGCTGATGCGCACCCACCACCCCGACATCGACGGCAGCCCAGCGGGTGACCGCGACGTCGATGATGGAGAGCTGCTGCGGATCATGCAGGCCTACGCTGTGCTCGGAGACCCGGCGCGGCGCGCGGCCTTCGGCCGGAGCCGCAACAGAACAAGTGCGCCGGGTGGCACCCCGACCGTCATCCCGGTCCGGAAGGTCAGCAACCGGTTCGTCCCGGCCGGCAACACCATCAGGATCACGCCGGTGCGCTGGGAAAGCGGGCCGTGGGCATAA